In Nocardia asteroides, a single genomic region encodes these proteins:
- a CDS encoding D-glycero-alpha-D-manno-heptose-1,7-bisphosphate 7-phosphatase: protein MTTADRTGQRRPPDAVLFDRDDTLIVDVPYLADPALVRPVPGAAAQLELLRAAGIRVGVVSNQSGVARGLISADQLAAVVARVDELLGPFDTWQICPHGPADGCGCRKPRPGMILAAAAALGTVAERCVVIGDIGADVDAALAAGARAVLVPTAVTRPEEIERAREKARVATDITEAVAVALSGARPADRPGRDEP from the coding sequence ATGACGACGGCCGACCGGACCGGACAGCGACGTCCCCCGGACGCGGTGCTCTTCGACCGCGACGACACGCTCATCGTCGACGTGCCCTACCTCGCCGACCCCGCGCTGGTGCGCCCGGTGCCGGGAGCGGCCGCGCAGCTCGAGCTGCTGCGGGCCGCCGGAATCCGGGTCGGCGTGGTCTCGAACCAGTCGGGGGTGGCGCGCGGGCTGATCTCCGCCGACCAGCTCGCCGCCGTCGTCGCCAGGGTGGACGAGCTGCTCGGCCCCTTCGACACCTGGCAGATCTGCCCGCACGGCCCGGCCGACGGCTGCGGCTGCCGCAAGCCGCGGCCGGGGATGATCCTGGCCGCCGCGGCCGCGCTCGGCACCGTTGCCGAGCGCTGCGTCGTGATCGGCGACATCGGCGCCGACGTGGACGCCGCGCTCGCCGCCGGAGCGCGGGCTGTCCTGGTGCCGACCGCCGTCACCAGGCCGGAGGAGATCGAGCGGGCCCGCGAGAAGGCCCGCGTGGCAACCGATATCACCGAAGCCGTTGCCGTCGCGCTCTCCGGCGCGCGGCCGGCCGACCGACCCGGAAGGGACGAGCCGTGA
- a CDS encoding PP2C family protein-serine/threonine phosphatase → MDPRPLPAEAAADVAGTPPAPPARRRVALPPENAPAEPVEELDSDGNPVRSDADRFAADLGAVAVITDRGITHARNDDAVSAAVVEDPATGRPLATVIVVSDGVSSSDDPQAASGAAVRAGLEATVAVLEAGGSAAEAVPAGLEAAAAAVRAVGVDVENAPSCTFVSAVVHADGPDAVLITVANVGDSRAYWLRAGVAPNSAAVATQPELTIVTDGGAAHAVPSQRLTVDDSWAQALVDAGAMDEQAAMRDPRAHTLLRWLGADTSPRPWADDCVRTLRTRGPGVLLLCSDGLWNYISEPEALAAPATGAAPADAARELVEFALRCGGNDNITVALAPVAG, encoded by the coding sequence GTGGACCCTCGTCCACTGCCAGCTGAGGCAGCCGCGGATGTCGCGGGCACACCACCAGCCCCGCCCGCGCGCCGCAGGGTCGCGCTGCCGCCGGAGAACGCCCCGGCGGAGCCGGTGGAAGAGCTGGATTCCGACGGCAATCCGGTGCGCTCCGACGCCGACCGGTTCGCCGCCGACCTCGGCGCCGTCGCGGTGATCACCGACCGCGGCATCACGCACGCGCGCAACGACGACGCGGTCTCCGCCGCGGTGGTGGAGGATCCGGCCACCGGCCGCCCGCTCGCCACCGTGATCGTGGTGAGCGACGGCGTCTCCAGCTCCGACGACCCGCAGGCCGCCTCCGGCGCCGCGGTGCGGGCCGGGCTGGAGGCCACCGTCGCGGTGCTGGAGGCCGGTGGCTCGGCCGCCGAGGCGGTGCCCGCCGGGCTGGAGGCGGCCGCGGCCGCGGTGCGCGCCGTCGGCGTCGACGTGGAGAACGCGCCGTCCTGCACCTTCGTCTCCGCGGTCGTGCACGCCGACGGGCCGGACGCGGTGCTGATCACCGTCGCCAATGTCGGTGACAGCCGGGCGTATTGGCTGCGCGCCGGGGTCGCGCCGAACAGTGCCGCGGTCGCCACCCAGCCGGAGCTCACCATCGTCACCGACGGCGGCGCCGCGCACGCGGTGCCCTCGCAGCGGCTCACCGTCGACGACTCCTGGGCGCAGGCCCTGGTCGACGCGGGCGCCATGGACGAGCAGGCCGCCATGCGCGACCCGCGCGCGCACACCCTGCTGCGCTGGCTCGGCGCCGACACCTCGCCGAGGCCGTGGGCCGACGACTGCGTCCGCACGCTCCGCACCCGCGGGCCCGGGGTGCTGCTGCTCTGCAGTGACGGGCTCTGGAACTACATCTCCGAACCGGAGGCGCTGGCCGCGCCCGCCACCGGCGCCGCGCCCGCCGACGCGGCCCGCGAACTCGTCGAGTTCGCGCTGCGCTGCGGCGGAAACGACAACATCACCGTCGCCCTGGCACCCGTCGCGGGCTGA
- a CDS encoding AraC family transcriptional regulator gives MLEPVNFRGTTSVQVLIRLAEERGMPATETLEGTGLRPLAALEAATPVSVAHELRIVANVVSRFGREPGLGIEAARRRRVPLFGPWGLALLGSRSLREIVAVTRYLDRTVSSTALSLETDEREARIVFDPSITSPVVRAFLAERYLAGVPAVSRALFDHVIPVRRVTFRHPGPRDTVRYRRTFGVEPVFGAGADSLVFDRAHLDMPLPRPHDWARGLCEQLCRELLNRRRVRTGVAGTVRDLLIRDPARLPDQTAVAGALFMSPRTLSRRLNEEGTSFRALLDEVREVVADELLAHTPMTTEHLATRLGYSEAASFIRAFRRWKGCPPQEFRARLERPSPRLAVAG, from the coding sequence ATGCTCGAACCGGTTAATTTCCGCGGCACCACCAGCGTGCAGGTGCTCATCCGGTTGGCCGAGGAACGCGGTATGCCCGCGACCGAGACCCTGGAAGGCACCGGCCTGCGCCCGCTCGCGGCGCTGGAAGCCGCGACGCCGGTCTCGGTCGCGCACGAACTGCGGATCGTCGCCAACGTCGTCTCCCGCTTCGGCCGCGAGCCGGGGCTCGGCATCGAGGCGGCGCGGCGGCGCCGGGTGCCGCTCTTCGGGCCCTGGGGGCTCGCCCTGCTCGGCAGCCGCTCGCTGCGCGAGATCGTCGCGGTGACCAGGTACCTCGACCGCACGGTCAGCTCCACCGCGCTCAGCCTGGAGACCGACGAGCGCGAGGCGCGCATCGTCTTCGACCCGTCGATCACCTCGCCGGTGGTCCGCGCCTTCCTGGCCGAGCGCTACCTGGCCGGGGTGCCCGCGGTGAGCCGGGCGCTCTTCGACCACGTCATCCCGGTCCGCCGGGTGACCTTCCGGCACCCGGGCCCGCGCGACACCGTCCGCTACCGCCGCACCTTCGGCGTCGAGCCGGTCTTCGGCGCAGGCGCCGACTCGCTGGTCTTCGACCGCGCGCACCTGGACATGCCGCTGCCCCGCCCGCACGACTGGGCCCGCGGGCTCTGCGAGCAGCTCTGCCGCGAACTGCTGAACCGGCGCCGGGTGCGCACCGGCGTCGCGGGCACCGTCCGCGACCTGCTGATCCGCGACCCGGCGCGGCTACCGGACCAGACCGCGGTGGCGGGCGCGCTCTTCATGAGCCCGCGCACCCTCTCGCGCAGGCTGAACGAGGAGGGCACCTCCTTCCGGGCGCTGCTCGACGAGGTCCGCGAGGTGGTCGCCGACGAGCTGCTCGCGCACACCCCGATGACCACCGAGCACCTCGCCACCCGGCTCGGCTACTCCGAGGCCGCCTCCTTCATCCGCGCCTTCCGGCGCTGGAAGGGCTGCCCGCCGCAGGAGTTCCGGGCGCGGCTGGAGCGGCCGTCGCCGCGGCTCGCCGTCGCGGGCTGA
- a CDS encoding YciI family protein — MILSYASQRDYDEMVGRSDGAAPEWSPEDFANMAQFMGAFNEKLAASGELVETRGLLDPARTRRVAAGPSPVVTDGPYAETEEVLAGYWIVECASFDRATAIAAELNDCPAPEAARARAYADVRPIAEDHADLG, encoded by the coding sequence ATGATCCTGAGCTACGCCTCGCAGCGCGACTACGACGAGATGGTCGGCAGGAGCGACGGCGCCGCGCCCGAGTGGTCACCGGAGGATTTCGCGAACATGGCCCAGTTCATGGGCGCCTTCAACGAGAAGCTGGCCGCATCCGGCGAGCTGGTGGAGACCCGCGGCCTGCTCGACCCGGCCCGCACCAGGCGGGTCGCGGCCGGGCCGAGCCCGGTGGTCACCGACGGCCCGTACGCGGAGACCGAGGAGGTGCTGGCCGGGTACTGGATCGTCGAGTGCGCGAGCTTCGACCGCGCCACCGCCATCGCCGCCGAGCTGAACGACTGCCCCGCGCCCGAGGCAGCGCGGGCCCGCGCCTACGCCGATGTCAGGCCGATCGCGGAAGACCACGCCGACCTCGGCTGA
- a CDS encoding D-sedoheptulose-7-phosphate isomerase, with amino-acid sequence MLRHFDALGAALTRNGGQAADRLRRWGEQLAELYERDGRLLACGNGGSAAEAQHLTAELVGRFEGERRPLSALALHAETSSITAIVNDYGIDEMFARQVRAHGRPGDVLVVLSTSGSSANVVAAAKAAKEVGMLTWALTGPAPNPLAALCDDALAVEAESTSTVQEMHLLLVHSLCRALDAALG; translated from the coding sequence CTGCTGCGGCACTTCGACGCGCTCGGCGCGGCGCTGACCCGCAACGGCGGGCAGGCCGCGGACCGGCTCCGGCGCTGGGGCGAACAGCTCGCCGAGCTCTACGAGCGCGACGGCAGGCTGCTCGCCTGCGGCAACGGCGGCAGCGCCGCGGAGGCGCAGCATCTCACCGCGGAGCTGGTCGGGCGCTTCGAGGGCGAGCGGAGGCCGCTCTCGGCGCTGGCGCTGCACGCCGAGACCTCCAGCATCACCGCGATCGTGAACGACTACGGCATCGACGAGATGTTCGCCAGGCAGGTCCGCGCGCACGGCCGCCCCGGCGACGTCCTCGTCGTCCTCTCCACCAGCGGATCCAGCGCGAACGTGGTGGCGGCCGCCAAGGCGGCGAAGGAGGTCGGCATGCTCACCTGGGCGCTGACCGGCCCGGCGCCCAATCCGCTTGCCGCGCTCTGTGACGACGCGCTCGCGGTCGAGGCGGAGTCCACCTCCACGGTCCAGGAGATGCACCTGCTGCTCGTGCACTCGCTGTGCCGCGCACTGGATGCGGCGCTCGGGTGA
- a CDS encoding FAD-dependent oxidoreductase — translation MTSLWLQETRTPARLRLTPGLRFDTVVVGAGLTGLVTALVLARSGASVAVLEAGRVGAGTTGGTTGKVSLLQGTRLQQIARKHSPETVRQYVAANSAALDWVTAYSAGAGVGIEHRDAHTYAPTAAEVDMVTAEHTIATAAGLPTELVDDPDVPFPARAAVRLAGQVQLDPMELLAALAVDVEAAAAPIFENTRVRGVHRADGETVVETEHGSVVAGTVVLATGIPILDRGGFFARLTAQRSYLAAFAVDGPITRDMFLSAGQPTRSLRYTPSARGDLLLVGGNGHPVGRTGSEQAAVDDLIDWTKRWYPGAVPLHTWSAQDYMPVGELPYAGPLLPGDNRILTGTGYAKWGLTNGVAAALAIAGRISGGLPEWAAALDSWRLDEVKALPAAAKANVEVGAQLTAGWLRTLRGGSEQPVAEGEGRIEHRGVRPAAVCTTGGATHRVSAVCPHLYGIVRWNDAEKSWDCPLHGSRFAADGTLLEGPATSDLTPLPTPAPAPAEHV, via the coding sequence ATGACGTCCTTGTGGTTGCAGGAAACCCGCACGCCCGCCCGGCTCCGGCTGACCCCCGGGCTGCGCTTCGACACGGTGGTGGTCGGCGCCGGGCTCACCGGCCTGGTCACCGCGCTGGTGCTGGCCCGCTCCGGGGCGAGCGTCGCGGTGCTGGAGGCGGGCCGGGTGGGCGCGGGCACCACGGGCGGCACCACCGGCAAGGTGAGCCTGCTGCAGGGCACCCGGCTGCAGCAGATCGCGCGCAAGCACTCGCCGGAGACGGTGCGGCAGTACGTCGCCGCCAATTCCGCGGCGCTGGACTGGGTCACCGCGTACTCCGCGGGCGCCGGGGTCGGGATCGAGCACCGCGACGCGCACACCTACGCGCCGACCGCCGCCGAGGTCGACATGGTCACCGCCGAGCACACCATCGCAACGGCGGCGGGGCTGCCGACCGAGCTGGTCGACGACCCCGACGTCCCGTTCCCGGCGCGCGCCGCGGTCCGGCTGGCCGGGCAGGTGCAGCTCGACCCGATGGAGCTGCTCGCCGCGCTCGCGGTGGACGTGGAGGCGGCCGCCGCGCCGATCTTCGAGAACACCAGGGTGCGCGGGGTGCACCGGGCGGACGGCGAGACGGTGGTCGAGACCGAGCACGGCTCGGTGGTGGCGGGCACCGTGGTGCTGGCCACCGGCATCCCGATCCTGGATCGCGGCGGCTTCTTCGCCCGGCTCACCGCGCAGCGCTCCTACCTGGCGGCCTTCGCGGTGGACGGCCCGATCACCAGGGATATGTTCCTGAGCGCGGGTCAGCCGACCCGCTCGCTGCGGTACACGCCGAGCGCGCGCGGCGACCTGCTGCTGGTCGGCGGCAACGGCCACCCGGTCGGGCGGACCGGCTCCGAGCAGGCCGCTGTGGACGATCTGATCGACTGGACCAAGCGCTGGTACCCCGGCGCGGTGCCGCTGCACACCTGGTCGGCCCAGGACTACATGCCGGTCGGCGAGCTGCCCTACGCCGGGCCGCTGCTCCCCGGCGACAACCGCATCCTGACCGGCACCGGCTACGCCAAGTGGGGGCTGACCAACGGGGTCGCCGCCGCGCTGGCGATCGCGGGCCGGATCTCCGGCGGCCTGCCGGAATGGGCCGCGGCGCTGGACAGCTGGCGGCTCGACGAGGTGAAGGCGCTGCCCGCGGCGGCGAAGGCGAACGTCGAGGTCGGGGCGCAGCTGACCGCCGGGTGGCTGCGCACGCTGCGCGGCGGGTCGGAGCAGCCGGTCGCCGAGGGCGAGGGGCGGATCGAGCACCGGGGCGTGCGGCCGGCCGCGGTCTGCACCACCGGCGGTGCGACGCACCGGGTCTCGGCGGTCTGCCCGCACCTCTACGGGATCGTGCGCTGGAACGACGCCGAGAAGTCCTGGGACTGCCCGCTGCACGGTTCCCGCTTCGCCGCCGACGGAACCCTGCTCGAAGGGCCCGCCACCAGCGACCTGACCCCGCTCCCCACCCCCGCTCCCGCACCGGCGGAACACGTTTGA
- a CDS encoding glycosyltransferase family 9 protein produces the protein MGTVLALRALGLGDLLTAVPALKGLRAAYPGDRLVLAAPAWLRPLAELTGGVDEVHPTTGLGALRWPGPPPALAVNLHGSGPRSIDDLLAPAPERLVTHRHPDRPRIDGPDWDAGEHEVRRWCLLLERAGIPCDPSALALESPGASPVPGCVVVHPGGSSGARRWPPARFAAVVRALSAHGLRVVVTGSAAERALAEEVGADLPPDAVRAGRDDLAGLAALVAGAALVVTNDTGVGHLATAYGTRSVLIFGPNPPAWWGPPPDRPQHTALWSGEIADPHGPAPTPGLLAITIDDVLTAARTHLTAATH, from the coding sequence GTGGGGACCGTGCTCGCGCTGCGCGCGCTCGGACTCGGCGATCTGCTCACCGCCGTTCCCGCGCTGAAGGGGTTGCGGGCGGCCTACCCCGGTGATCGGCTGGTGCTCGCCGCGCCTGCCTGGCTGCGGCCGCTCGCCGAGCTCACCGGCGGTGTGGACGAGGTGCACCCGACCACCGGGCTCGGCGCGCTGCGCTGGCCGGGGCCGCCCCCCGCGCTGGCCGTGAATCTGCACGGTAGCGGGCCGCGGAGCATCGATGACCTGCTCGCGCCTGCGCCGGAGAGGCTGGTGACGCACCGTCATCCGGATCGGCCCCGGATCGACGGCCCGGACTGGGATGCGGGCGAGCACGAGGTGCGGCGCTGGTGCCTGCTGCTCGAGCGGGCCGGAATCCCCTGCGATCCGAGCGCGCTCGCACTGGAATCGCCTGGAGCGTCCCCCGTGCCCGGCTGCGTCGTGGTGCACCCGGGCGGTAGCTCCGGGGCGCGCCGCTGGCCGCCCGCGCGGTTCGCCGCGGTCGTCCGCGCACTCTCCGCGCACGGTCTGCGGGTCGTGGTCACCGGCAGCGCCGCCGAGCGCGCGCTCGCCGAGGAGGTGGGCGCCGACCTCCCGCCGGACGCCGTCCGCGCGGGCCGCGACGATCTCGCCGGCCTGGCGGCCCTCGTCGCCGGCGCCGCCCTGGTCGTGACCAACGACACCGGCGTCGGCCACCTCGCCACCGCCTACGGCACCCGCTCGGTCCTGATCTTCGGCCCCAATCCCCCCGCCTGGTGGGGCCCGCCCCCCGACCGCCCGCAGCACACCGCGCTCTGGTCCGGCGAGATCGCCGACCCGCACGGCCCGGCCCCCACCCCGGGACTCCTGGCGATCACGATCGACGATGTGCTGACCGCCGCCCGTACCCACCTGACCGCCGCAACCCACTGA
- a CDS encoding RNA polymerase sigma factor, with protein sequence MSVPEPVGDLLRRCAPQVLTALVRRYGHFDAAEDAVQEALLAAVVAWPESGVPDDPRAWLVAVAARKLIDAMRSDSARARREELLSLRTGAAAAQAVRDTDDTIELLFLCCHPALTPADRIALTLRAVGGLTTAEIARAFLVAEATMGKRITRAKRKIAGIGLAPLTPAEQPERLAAVLHVLYLIFTEGYAATAGPALHRAELSAEAIRLARLLHRLLPDEAEVTGVLALMLLTDARRAARTGPGGEPVPMAEQDRTRWDAAAIAEGTALITAALPTGVPGPYQLQAAIAALHDEAPSDAATDWPQIELLYRELRARADNPVTALNHAVAVAMARGPAAALPLVLACAADPRLRGDHRPDTVLGHLYERLGRRAEARAAFRRAAALARTLPRERYLLARAARLAESGE encoded by the coding sequence ATGTCCGTTCCGGAACCGGTGGGTGACCTGCTGCGCCGATGCGCGCCGCAGGTCCTCACCGCCCTGGTCCGCCGCTACGGCCACTTCGACGCCGCCGAGGACGCGGTGCAGGAGGCGCTGCTCGCCGCCGTCGTCGCCTGGCCGGAGTCCGGGGTGCCGGACGACCCGCGCGCCTGGCTCGTCGCGGTCGCCGCGCGCAAACTCATCGACGCCATGCGCAGCGACTCCGCCAGGGCGCGGCGCGAGGAGCTGCTCTCGCTCCGGACCGGGGCCGCGGCCGCGCAGGCGGTGCGCGACACCGACGACACCATCGAGCTGCTCTTCCTCTGCTGCCACCCGGCGCTCACCCCGGCCGACCGGATCGCGCTCACCCTGCGCGCCGTCGGCGGCCTCACCACCGCCGAGATCGCCCGCGCCTTCCTGGTCGCCGAGGCGACCATGGGCAAGCGCATCACCAGGGCCAAGCGAAAGATCGCCGGGATCGGCCTCGCCCCGCTCACCCCGGCCGAGCAGCCGGAGCGGCTCGCGGCGGTGCTGCACGTGCTCTACCTGATCTTCACCGAGGGGTACGCCGCCACCGCGGGCCCCGCGCTGCACCGCGCCGAGCTGAGCGCCGAGGCGATCCGGCTGGCCCGGCTGCTGCACCGCCTGCTGCCGGACGAGGCCGAGGTCACCGGGGTGCTCGCGCTCATGCTGCTCACCGACGCCAGGCGCGCCGCCCGCACCGGCCCCGGCGGCGAGCCGGTGCCGATGGCCGAGCAGGACCGCACCCGCTGGGACGCCGCCGCCATCGCCGAGGGCACCGCGCTGATCACCGCCGCGCTGCCGACCGGCGTCCCCGGCCCCTACCAGCTGCAGGCCGCCATCGCGGCGCTGCACGACGAGGCGCCGAGCGACGCCGCCACCGACTGGCCGCAGATCGAGCTGCTCTACCGCGAGCTGCGCGCCAGGGCGGACAATCCGGTCACCGCGCTGAACCACGCCGTCGCCGTCGCCATGGCGCGCGGCCCCGCGGCGGCGCTCCCGCTGGTGCTCGCCTGCGCGGCCGATCCGCGGTTGCGCGGCGATCATCGCCCGGACACGGTATTGGGCCATCTCTACGAGCGGCTGGGCCGCCGCGCGGAGGCCCGCGCGGCCTTCCGCCGGGCGGCCGCGCTGGCCCGCACCCTGCCCCGTGAACGATACCTGCTGGCCCGGGCCGCGCGGCTGGCCGAATCGGGCGAATAG
- a CDS encoding CsbD family protein, protein MTENKSGPREGIEGAVEGAKGAVKEAAGSLVGHNDLRDEGRAQQDKADSQREAAEKEAAAEKSRAEADLDEQKQKAYQQGQ, encoded by the coding sequence ATGACCGAAAACAAGAGTGGACCCCGCGAGGGAATCGAGGGCGCCGTCGAAGGCGCCAAGGGTGCCGTCAAGGAGGCCGCGGGCTCCCTCGTCGGCCACAACGACCTGCGTGACGAGGGACGGGCCCAGCAGGACAAGGCCGACTCGCAGCGGGAAGCCGCCGAGAAGGAGGCCGCCGCCGAGAAGTCGCGCGCGGAGGCCGATCTCGACGAGCAGAAGCAGAAGGCGTATCAGCAGGGGCAGTAG
- a CDS encoding PfkB family carbohydrate kinase, whose amino-acid sequence MSGPVVVVGDILLDIDVDGRAERCCPDAPVPVVDIVSRSYRPGGAGLAALLAAGDAGEVLLLGGIGADEGGARLLELLDGAVRVLPLPLRGGTPCKERVRATGPWAGGTGRGGPEPVPITRLDHGDGRVPGSPLTAEARAALRRAGAVLVADYGRGVAAHPEIRSVLTELAGRVPIVWDPHPRGPAPIPGVTLATPNRAEAAARTGEAEPGGMVRELLRMWAARAVAVTLGPEGALLGDADGVRAVPLAEPDRAAAGADTCGAGDRFAAAATTALAGGADPAAAVRAAVRAAAEFVGAGAAAAVGVTVDPVAGRVAG is encoded by the coding sequence GTGAGCGGCCCGGTGGTGGTGGTCGGGGACATCCTGCTCGACATCGATGTGGACGGCCGCGCCGAGCGGTGCTGCCCGGACGCGCCGGTTCCCGTGGTGGACATCGTCTCCCGCAGCTACCGCCCCGGCGGCGCCGGGCTCGCCGCGCTGCTCGCCGCCGGGGACGCGGGCGAGGTGCTGCTGCTCGGCGGCATCGGCGCCGACGAGGGCGGCGCCCGGCTGCTGGAGCTGCTCGACGGCGCGGTCCGGGTGCTCCCGCTGCCGCTGCGCGGTGGAACCCCCTGCAAGGAACGGGTGCGCGCCACCGGCCCGTGGGCAGGCGGCACCGGGCGCGGCGGGCCGGAGCCGGTGCCGATCACCCGCCTCGACCACGGCGACGGCCGGGTGCCCGGCTCGCCGCTCACCGCCGAGGCCCGCGCGGCGCTGCGCCGGGCCGGGGCGGTGCTGGTGGCGGATTACGGGCGCGGGGTCGCGGCGCACCCGGAGATCCGGTCGGTGCTCACCGAGCTGGCCGGGCGCGTCCCGATCGTGTGGGATCCGCACCCGCGCGGGCCCGCGCCGATTCCCGGGGTGACGCTGGCGACGCCCAATCGCGCGGAGGCGGCGGCGCGCACCGGCGAAGCCGAACCCGGCGGGATGGTGCGTGAGCTGCTGCGAATGTGGGCGGCGCGAGCCGTCGCGGTGACGCTCGGGCCGGAGGGGGCGCTGCTCGGCGATGCCGACGGGGTGCGGGCCGTCCCGCTGGCGGAGCCGGACCGCGCGGCGGCCGGCGCCGACACCTGCGGGGCCGGTGATCGGTTCGCCGCCGCCGCGACCACCGCGCTGGCCGGCGGGGCCGACCCCGCCGCGGCGGTGCGGGCGGCGGTGCGGGCGGCGGCGGAGTTCGTCGGCGCCGGGGCGGCCGCGGCCGTCGGGGTGACCGTCGATCCGGTGGCGGGCCGGGTGGCGGGCTGA
- a CDS encoding thiamine pyrophosphate-requiring protein, which produces MADTVGDLILRRLGEWGVRQVFAYPGDGINGLLAAWERADDPPAFVQTRHEEMAAFAAVGYAKFADRVGVCAATGGPGAIHLLNGLYDAALDHVPVVALVGHTDRTALGGSHQQEVDLPAAFADVCAYAPLCTVPEQLPALLDRAVRTALGQRAPTAVIIPSDVFGAEYSPPEHAPKHVPSSLGLGTATLVPDPADLRRAADILNSGERVAILAGQGARGCADELERIADLLGAGVAKALLGKDVVADTEPWVTGSLGLLGTTASHHLMRGADTLLTVGSSFPYAEYLPEFGAARGVQIDRDAGSIGLRYPYELNVVGDAKAALGALIPLLERKTDRSWREHIEGEVAHWWQLAGELAELDADPVNPMRIVHELSRQLPADAVVTADSGTATDWYARHLRFHGAVRGSVSGTLASMGCAVPYAIGAKWAFPDRPVIALVGDGAMQMNGLAELITIARYHSRWTDPRMVIAVLHNNDLAQVTWELRGMHGAPRFPDSQALPDVDYAAFARGLGLGGIGVDTPEALAPAWAEGLAADRPVLLDIRCDPNVAPIPPRAGVDQIRSLASALLRGDEDARAVVTHGVKQKARQYVSKLTPGA; this is translated from the coding sequence ATGGCCGACACCGTCGGAGACCTGATCCTGCGCCGCCTGGGGGAGTGGGGGGTGCGCCAGGTCTTCGCCTACCCCGGCGACGGCATCAACGGCCTGCTCGCCGCCTGGGAGCGGGCCGACGACCCGCCCGCCTTCGTGCAGACCAGGCACGAGGAGATGGCGGCCTTCGCGGCCGTCGGCTACGCCAAGTTCGCCGACCGGGTCGGGGTCTGCGCCGCCACCGGCGGGCCCGGCGCCATCCACCTGCTGAACGGGCTCTACGATGCCGCGCTCGACCACGTCCCCGTGGTCGCGCTGGTCGGCCACACCGACCGCACCGCGCTCGGCGGCTCGCACCAGCAGGAGGTCGACCTGCCCGCCGCCTTCGCCGACGTCTGCGCCTACGCCCCGCTCTGCACCGTGCCGGAGCAGCTGCCCGCGCTGCTCGACCGCGCGGTGCGGACGGCGCTCGGGCAGCGTGCGCCGACCGCGGTGATCATTCCCAGCGACGTGTTCGGCGCGGAGTACAGCCCGCCGGAGCACGCCCCGAAGCACGTGCCGTCCAGCCTCGGGCTCGGCACCGCGACGCTCGTGCCCGACCCCGCCGACCTGCGCCGTGCCGCCGACATCCTGAACAGCGGCGAGCGGGTGGCGATCCTGGCCGGGCAGGGCGCGCGCGGCTGCGCCGATGAGCTGGAGCGGATCGCCGACCTGCTCGGCGCCGGCGTGGCGAAGGCGCTGCTCGGCAAGGACGTGGTGGCCGATACCGAGCCGTGGGTCACCGGGTCGCTCGGGCTGCTCGGCACCACCGCGAGCCACCACCTCATGCGCGGCGCCGACACGCTGCTGACCGTCGGCTCCAGCTTCCCCTATGCGGAGTACCTGCCGGAGTTCGGCGCGGCGCGCGGGGTCCAGATCGACCGGGACGCCGGGTCGATCGGGTTGCGCTACCCGTACGAGCTCAATGTCGTCGGCGACGCCAAGGCCGCGCTCGGGGCGCTCATCCCGCTGCTCGAGCGCAAGACCGACCGCTCGTGGCGGGAGCACATCGAGGGCGAGGTGGCGCACTGGTGGCAACTCGCCGGTGAGCTCGCCGAGCTGGATGCCGATCCGGTGAACCCGATGCGGATCGTGCACGAACTCTCCCGGCAGCTTCCGGCGGACGCCGTCGTCACGGCGGATTCCGGTACCGCCACCGACTGGTACGCGCGGCACCTGCGCTTCCACGGAGCGGTGCGCGGTTCGGTCTCCGGCACGCTGGCCAGCATGGGGTGCGCGGTGCCGTATGCCATCGGGGCCAAGTGGGCGTTCCCGGACCGGCCGGTGATCGCGCTGGTCGGAGATGGGGCCATGCAGATGAACGGGCTGGCCGAGCTCATCACGATCGCCAGGTACCACTCGCGCTGGACCGACCCGCGGATGGTGATCGCCGTGCTGCACAACAACGATCTGGCGCAGGTCACCTGGGAGTTGCGCGGGATGCACGGCGCGCCGCGCTTCCCGGACTCCCAGGCGCTGCCCGACGTCGACTACGCGGCCTTCGCCCGCGGGCTCGGGCTCGGCGGGATCGGGGTCGACACCCCCGAGGCGCTCGCCCCCGCCTGGGCCGAGGGGCTGGCGGCCGATCGGCCCGTCCTGCTCGACATCCGCTGTGACCCGAACGTCGCGCCGATCCCGCCGCGGGCCGGGGTCGACCAGATCCGCTCGCTGGCCTCCGCACTGCTCCGCGGGGACGAGGACGCTCGCGCGGTCGTCACCCACGGGGTGAAGCAGAAGGCGCGGCAGTACGTCTCCAAGCTGACGCCCGGCGCCTGA